One stretch of Gemmatimonadaceae bacterium DNA includes these proteins:
- a CDS encoding ABC transporter permease, with protein MSMLRAAATAELRKTIRVPSFVVPTVVFPIMFFALFGLPNARQSAGNISVGAYLMASYGAYAMMTTALFSFGVSIASERALGWNRLLRVTPLSAPSYIGAKLINAFAIGAASLALLFGFAVATAHIALSAVVWAKLVAVLVLGMTPFVMLGLAIGYSVGPSAAAPIANLISLPLAFGSGLFIPIQMLPPAVREFAPWLPSYHLGQLGWNAMGGGDLRGVSPHLLWITGYSVLFGLCALVAYKRDEGRQFG; from the coding sequence ATGAGCATGCTGCGTGCCGCTGCCACCGCCGAATTGCGCAAGACGATTCGTGTGCCGTCGTTTGTCGTACCCACGGTGGTGTTTCCCATCATGTTCTTTGCCTTGTTCGGTCTGCCCAACGCGAGACAGTCGGCAGGGAACATCAGCGTCGGCGCGTACCTGATGGCTTCGTACGGCGCTTATGCAATGATGACCACCGCGCTCTTTTCATTCGGCGTGTCGATCGCCAGTGAGCGGGCGCTCGGCTGGAATCGGCTGTTGCGCGTGACACCGCTGTCGGCACCATCATACATTGGCGCGAAACTCATCAACGCGTTTGCCATTGGCGCGGCGTCGTTGGCGTTGCTGTTTGGGTTTGCGGTTGCCACCGCACACATCGCCCTGAGTGCCGTGGTCTGGGCGAAACTCGTGGCCGTGCTCGTGCTGGGCATGACGCCGTTTGTGATGCTCGGACTGGCGATCGGCTACTCCGTCGGTCCATCGGCGGCGGCGCCCATCGCCAACCTCATCAGCCTGCCGCTGGCATTCGGGTCCGGTTTGTTCATCCCGATCCAGATGCTGCCGCCCGCCGTGCGCGAGTTCGCACCCTGGCTGCCCTCGTATCATCTGGGGCAGTTGGGCTGGAACGCCATGGGAGGCGGAGATCTGCGCGGCGTATCCCCGCACCTGCTGTGGATTACCGGCTATTCGGTACTGTTCGGCCTCTGTGCGCTGGTGGCCTACAAACGGGATGAGGGGCGGCAGTTCGGCTAA
- a CDS encoding ABC transporter ATP-binding protein, whose protein sequence is MTVAVRSTDVAVSLEQATKRFGNVTALDNVSFTVQRGETVALLGPNGAGKTTAISLLLGLRPTTSGTVRVFGADPRAAATRARIGAMLQESGVPLTLTAREVVSFFGAMYAKPLEVIDVLGIAELTHRADARVATLSGGEKQRLYFAVALVGRPDLLFLDEPTVALDVETRRRFWTEIRGQVARGTTIVLTTHYLEEADALADRVIVVDHGRVIAEGSPADIKARVGGRYMRFYAPTLTQSDLDVLPGVQRVTHDGAYWTVLTVQPEAGLAQLFRQGAPIERLEVIDAGLEEAFLALTQRAVVQP, encoded by the coding sequence ATGACTGTCGCCGTGCGTTCAACTGATGTTGCCGTCTCGCTGGAACAGGCCACCAAGCGCTTTGGCAACGTCACCGCACTGGATAACGTCTCGTTCACCGTGCAACGCGGTGAGACCGTGGCGCTGCTGGGACCCAATGGCGCGGGCAAGACGACCGCCATCTCCTTGCTACTGGGTCTTCGACCCACCACCAGCGGTACGGTGCGGGTATTCGGTGCCGATCCTCGAGCTGCTGCCACACGGGCACGCATCGGAGCGATGCTGCAGGAGTCCGGCGTGCCGCTCACCCTGACGGCACGGGAAGTGGTGTCGTTTTTCGGCGCCATGTACGCCAAACCACTCGAGGTGATTGACGTGCTCGGGATCGCCGAACTCACGCATCGGGCGGATGCGCGCGTCGCGACCCTTTCCGGTGGAGAGAAGCAGCGACTGTACTTTGCCGTAGCCCTGGTGGGCCGACCCGACCTGCTATTTCTCGACGAGCCCACCGTGGCACTGGACGTGGAGACGCGTCGGCGCTTTTGGACGGAGATTCGCGGGCAAGTGGCCCGCGGCACCACCATTGTGCTCACCACGCACTACCTCGAAGAGGCCGACGCGCTGGCCGATCGCGTGATCGTGGTCGATCACGGGCGTGTCATTGCCGAAGGATCGCCCGCCGACATCAAGGCCCGTGTTGGCGGTCGGTATATGCGCTTCTACGCGCCAACGCTGACACAGTCCGACCTAGACGTGCTGCCGGGTGTGCAACGGGTGACACACGACGGCGCGTACTGGACCGTGTTGACGGTGCAACCGGAGGCCGGACTCGCCCAACTCTTTCGTCAAGGCGCCCCGATTGAACGCCTGGAAGTGATTGATGCTGGGCTCGAGGAGGCCTTCCTGGCCCTCACGCAACGCGCCGTGGTGCAGCCATGA
- a CDS encoding family 43 glycosylhydrolase, with amino-acid sequence MTPRNRWRRIDRVVVTALVFVSFAQPTSAQPARSGNPILAGWYADPEAHVFGGQYWIFPTYSASYDRQTFMDAFSSRDLVTWVKHEHVLDTAGVRWARRALWAPSVIEKGGWYYLFFGANDIQNDREAGGIGVARARRPEGPYLDYLGKPLIDAFHNGAQPIDQMVFQDRDGATYIVYGGWRHCNIARLNDDFTGFVPFADGSLFKEITPAGYVEGAYMLVKDGRYYFMWSEGGWTGPNYAVAYAIGSSPFGPFERVGKILQQDSTVATGAGHHSVLHAPGSPNWYMVYHRRPLGDTDRNHRVVSIDLLHFDERGLIRPIVITKAGVAADSIIPPGNPR; translated from the coding sequence ATGACACCACGCAACCGATGGCGGCGGATCGATCGCGTAGTGGTGACGGCGCTCGTGTTCGTGTCGTTCGCACAACCGACCAGCGCGCAGCCCGCGCGATCGGGGAATCCGATCCTCGCCGGGTGGTATGCCGATCCCGAAGCCCATGTCTTCGGCGGGCAGTATTGGATTTTCCCCACGTACTCGGCGTCCTATGACCGCCAGACGTTCATGGACGCATTCTCGTCCCGGGACCTCGTCACCTGGGTGAAGCACGAACACGTGCTGGATACCGCCGGCGTGCGGTGGGCGCGGCGCGCGCTCTGGGCACCGTCCGTTATCGAGAAGGGGGGCTGGTACTATCTGTTCTTCGGTGCCAATGATATTCAGAACGATCGTGAGGCCGGCGGTATCGGTGTGGCACGGGCACGCCGACCCGAGGGGCCATACCTCGATTACCTCGGCAAGCCGCTCATTGACGCGTTTCACAATGGGGCCCAGCCCATCGATCAAATGGTATTTCAGGATCGAGACGGGGCGACGTATATCGTCTATGGTGGATGGCGTCACTGCAACATCGCGCGTCTTAACGACGACTTCACCGGCTTTGTTCCGTTTGCCGACGGATCGCTGTTCAAGGAGATCACGCCGGCAGGCTACGTGGAAGGCGCCTACATGCTGGTGAAGGATGGCCGCTATTACTTCATGTGGTCGGAAGGTGGATGGACTGGCCCGAACTACGCGGTCGCCTATGCGATTGGCTCTTCACCTTTCGGCCCGTTCGAGCGAGTCGGCAAGATCCTTCAGCAGGATTCCACGGTCGCCACCGGTGCGGGCCACCACTCCGTGTTGCATGCTCCCGGTTCGCCCAACTGGTATATGGTCTATCACCGGCGGCCATTGGGCGACACTGATCGTAATCATCGAGTGGTGAGTATCGATCTTCTCCATTTCGACGAGCGCGGACTGATTCGACCGATTGTGATCACCAAGGCCGGCGTTGCGGCCGATTCCATCATTCCACCTGGTAATCCACGATGA